The window AAGAAGACCAAAGATTACTGAAGGATCAACGATCTCTGTTAATTATGTCGCTTCTTCAAGTGAACGAGTTGAAAAAATGGAATTAGCTAAACGCTTACTCCCAGAAGGAAGCAATGTATTAATTGTGGATGACTTCATGAAGGGCGGCGGAACTTTAACTGGGATGGAAGAGCTAGTTAAAGAATTTAAAGGAACAGTTGCTGGAATGTGCGTTCTTTGTGAAACAAAGTATGCTTCTCAAAAAGTAGTAGATGATTATCAATCTTTGATTAAGATTACAGAAGTTGATAGAACTAAAAAGCTAATCAAAGTAAGACCAGGGAATTTCTTAGAGCAGACAGACTTCAATCGCTTTCCAAAATGATATACTGATAGGTGTTTAAATATAAAAATTGAAGGGATATAAAACTAATGAATAAGTATGTTGTTATCTTAGCAGCTGGAAAAGGTACCCGCATGAAGTCCCAACTTTACAAGGTGTTACACAAGGTTTGCGGTAAAACTATGGTAGAACATGTGGTAGATGCGGCTAAAGGAACTAATCCAGATAAAATTATTACTGTAGTTGGAAATGGTGCAGCTAGCGTTAAAGATGTTTTGGCGGGTCAATCAGAATTTGCTTTTCAAGAAAAGCAATTAGGTACTGGAGACGCCGTTATGGCAGCTAGCGCTTTGTTAGAAAACTTAGATGGTTCAACTTTAGTTGCTACTGGTGATACTCCTTTATTTACTGCTGAAACTTTTAACAACTTATTTAAAAAGCATGAAGAAAGTGGAAACAGCGCAACTGTTTTAACTGCGAAAGCTCCAAATCCATTTGGCTATGGTCGTATTATTCGTGATGAAGATGGTAATGTTTTAAGAATCGTTGAACAAAAAGATGGTACACCAGAAGAGTTAGCAGTAGATGAGATTAATACTGGTGTCTTTTGTTTCGATAATAAGGAATTATTCAAGGCTTTGAAGCAAGTTGGCAATGACAACGCTCAAGGCGAATATTACTTAACTGACGTTTTAGAAATTATGCGTAAGGCTGGTCAAAAAGTTGGTGCTTATGAAATGCCTGACTTCAGTGAAAGTTTAGGAGTTAATGATCGTATTGCACTTGCCCAAGCTACTAAAATTATGCAAAGAAGAATTAATGAAGAACACATGAGAAATGGTGTGTCATTCATTGATCCAGACACAGCATATATTGATAGTGATGTTAAAATCGGTAACGATACAGTTATTGAAGGAAACGTTGTTATTAAGGGCAAAACTGAGATTGGCAGTGACTGCTACATTACAAATAGCTCAAGAATTATCGATTCTAAGATTGGAAATCACGTAACTATTACTTCTTCAACTCTTCAAGAAGCCCAAATGGATGATAATACTGATATTGGACCTAACTCTCACCTTCGTCCAAAGGCTATTATTAGAAAAGGCGCTCATATTGGTAACTTTGTTGAAATTAAGAAGGCTGAAATTGGTGAAGATACTAAGGTAGGTCACTTAACTTACGTTGGGGATGCTACTTTAGGTAAAGATATTAATATTGGCTGCGGTACTATTTTCTCTAACTACGATGGTGTAAAGAAATTCCATACTAACGTTGGTGATCATTCATTTATTGGTGCCGGTGCTACTATCATTGCTCCAGTTAATATTGCCGATCATGCATTTGTTGCAGCTGATTCAACAATTACTAAAGATGTCGATCGCTATGACATGGCAATTGCCAGAGGAAGACAAACAAATAAGGCAGATTACTGGCATAAGTTACCGCTATCAAAAGATAAAGAGTGGGAATAAATTAAAAGAAGTTGTTAAATACAACTTCTTTTTTTGCTATTTGCAAGCGTAAGAGACGTTTTTTTGCTATTATTAAATATGGAATTGTAATTTTTCGGTGGAGGAAATTATGTCTCAATTAGACAAAGAAATTAAAATTTTTGCGCTCAACTCTAATAAGCCTTTAGCAGAAAAAATTGCTGACAAGGTAGGAGTTAAGCTTGGTAAGTCTGATGTTAAACGTTTCAGTGATGGCGAAATTCAAATTAACATCGATGAATCAGTTCGTGGTAAAGATGTTTACTTAGTACAATCAACTTCAGCTCCAGTAAATGATAATTTAATGGAATTGTTGATCATGATTGATGCTGTTAAGCGTGCTTCAGCTCGAAGCGTAAACTTAGTAATGCCTTACTACGGATATGCACGTCAAGATAGAAAGACTCGTGCTCGTGAACCAATTACAGCTAAGTTAGTTGCTGATATGCTACAAAAAGCTGGTGCTGATCGAGTTCTTTCGCTTGATTTACACGCCCCACAAATTCAAGGTTTTTTTGATATTCCAGTTGATAACTTGATGGGTGCGCCACTTCTTGCTGACTACTTCTTGAGTCATGATTTAGAAAAGGATGCTGTTGTAGTTTCACCTGACCATGGTGGTGTAACTAGAGCAAGAAAATTAGCAGAATTTCTTAAGACTCCAATTGCTATTGTTGACAAGCGTCGTCCAAAGGCTAATGTTGCCGAAGTTATGAACATTATTGGAGACGTAAAGGGCAAGCGTGCAATTATTATCGACGATATGATTGATACCGCTGGTACCATTACCTTAGCTTCTCAAGCCTTAATGGATGCTGGTGCAACTGAAGTTTATGCTTCTGCAACTCATGCTGTTTTATCTGGTCCTGCAATTGAGCGTTTGAACAATTCTCCAATTAAGAAGTTAATTTTAACGGACTCAATTAATCAACCTGAAGAAAAGGACTTATCTAAAGCTGAGATTGTTTCTGTTGGGCCTTTAATGGGAGAAGCAATTAGATTGATTCAAGAGCACAAGCCAGTTAGTCCACTGTTTAATACTCGTTTTCAATCACATAATTAATTGAATAATTACTAAGCGATACCAACAGGTGTCGCTTTTTTGTCCATTAAAAGCTATATCTTTAATTTAAAAATCTTGCTAAGCGTTTACATTTTTAGAATGATTAGGTTAGTATTAAACTATATAGTTTTTAGAGAAGGAACTAAAATACGATGACTACTTTATCTGATGTAGCAAAAAAAGCTAGCGTATCTAAAATGACAGTCTCTCGTGTCATTAATCATCCACAACAGGTTACACCTGAATTAAGAAAAATTGTTGAAAAAGCGATGGAGCAGCTGAATTATCATCCTAATTCAATTGCTAGTGCACTAGCTCACCACCGTACAAATGTAGTTAAGCTAGTAATTTTAGAAGATATTGACACTACTGAACCTTACTATATGAATTTGCTTTTTGGAATTGCTAAAGGCCTAGGTAAGAAACACTATACATTGCAGCTTGCAACAGACAGTGATGTTAGTGGCGGGGATGGGTATATCATAACTGGAGGAAGAGCCAATGATGCAAAATGGCTAGATCAGTTGAAAAAGCCGTTTGTTTTATTTGGTGAAAATCGTTATGGCTATGATTTTATTGATACCGATAATAAGTTAGGTGAGCAAATAGCGACACAGTATGCTCTTGATAAAAATTATCAGTCGATTGTTTTTATTGGTATTGATGAAAAGGAGCCTTTTGAATATTCAAGAGAAGCAGGATATATTAATACTTTGCAGAAACACAATATGATTCCTAAAATATTTAGGATTCAAAATCATAGTAGCTTGGCTGAGGAATTAATCATTAGCCATTGGAAAAAATTTGCACCCAATACTTGTTTTATTTGCGCTAGTGACCGGATAGCAGTTGGAGTAGTACGAGCCATTCAAAGAAAAAATGGAAATATTTCACGAGATTTTGGCATTATTGGCTTTGATGGCGTTTTCTTAGACCAAGTGTCTAATCCCAAGATAACTACAATCAAGCAAAATTTGTTTAAATTAGGAGAACTCCTAGCAGACATGATCTTGCAGAAAATTAATCAGGGGGGCGCTCAACAGGGAGAGGTTCTTATTGAACCAGAGTTAATAAAAAGTGAATCTACCAGAAATTAGGAAGCTAATGTTAGCTTCCTTTTTTGATACCGGTAACATCCAAAACAATGTGTAAGCGCTTAAAAAGATTGCTTAAAATAAGACTTATGGAGGAAGTTTATTATGAGACATTGGTATGACCAAGCAATTATTTATCAAATTTATCCTAAGTCTTTTCAGGATTCTAACGGTGATGGTATTGGTGACCTAAATGGTATTAGAAAAAGAATACCGTATTTAAAAGAATTAGGTGTCAATGCCGTATGGCTAAATCCAATCTTTGTCTCCCCACAAGTCGATAATGGCTATGATGTTTCAAATTATTTTGCCATTGATCCAAAAATGGGAACAATGGAAGATATGGATAATTTAATTAAAGAAATGCATGCAGCTGGAATTCATGTAATCATGGATTTTGTTTTAAATCATACATCTGATCAGCATCCATGGTTTCAAGACGCAATTAAAAATCCCGATAGTATTTATCGTGACTATTATATTTTTGCTGGTAAAAATAATCAGAGACCAAATAATTGGGGAAGTTTTTTTGGTGGAAGTGTCTGGGAAAAAGATCCTGCTGGGACAGGCCAATTCTATTTCCATCTTTTTGATAAAAGAATGCCAGATTTGAACTGGAAGAACCCTGAAGTTAGACATGCAATGAGTGAAATTGCAAAATTCTGGCTTGAAAAAGGAATTGATGGTTTAAGGTTAGATGCGTTTATTCATATTGCTAAGGCTGATTTAAGACAAAATTACCCGGTTAATAGTAAAGATGAAGAGCCTGTAATTGCAGAACCATTTTTTGCTAACTTACCGCAGGTTCAAAAATGGATGCGACCATTCTGCGAAGAAATAAAACAAGATTATCCTGATGCATTGCTGCTAGGAGAAGCCGCAAGTGCAAATGTTAATTTAGCAGTTGACTATACAAATAAAGATAATCACTTGATGGACAGTGTGATCACGTTTAGATACTTCACAGAAGATCAAAGTAAAGTTGATCCTAGTTTTTCAGCTCAATACCAGCCAAAACCTCTAGACTTAGTCAAATTTAAGCAAAATCAGACGGTCTGGCAACAAACTTTGAGTCAAATTTCTAAGCCAACCCTATATTGGAATAATCATGATATGGCTAGAATAGCTACTAGAATTGCCACAAATGATACACAAGCCAAAAGCTTAGCCATGCTAATGTATTTACAAAATGGTATTCCAATTATTTATTATGGCGAAGAGCTGGGGATGAAAAATCTAGAATTTGAAGATGTAGCTCAGTTTGAAGATGAGACAGTCAAGAAATTTATTGAAAGTGCGAAAAAAGCTGGAAAGACTAAGCAAGAAGCTTTAGAGATGGCAAGTAAAACTCATAAACTTCCCGCTAGAGGGCCAATGCCATGGGATAATGAGAAAAATAACGGTTTTACGGATGGAGAGCCTTGGCTAAAAGGGAAGAAAATTGATAAGACGAATGCTGCCGATGAAATAGCGGACAGCAGTAGTATGTTTAATTTTTATAAGAAATTGATCAGTTTGAAGAAAGAAACCTTGTTTGAAGATGGAGGATATTACTTACTGCCAACTTCAAACGATAGCTACGTTTATGAGCGTAATTTAGAAGGGAAAAAAGCCTTAGTTGCTGTTTCTTTAAGTAAAAATCCGATTGAGCTTGAAGTAAGTGCTGACTTTAAGCAAGAGAGACTAGCAGCAGGCGATTATCAATTAAAGGACGGAAAATTAACATTAGCTCCATATGCTGGAGTAGTATTAGAAAAAATTGGAGAGTAAAATATGCAACTTGCAGCTTTAAAACATAGAACTGAAAGTGAAGATTGTTCTGTTATTGATCATTCTCATGTGAAGATTAGACTTCATACGGCTAAGGGAGACGTAAAAAAGGTTATTGTTCATTATATTGATAACTATTTACCACCAGTTGATGCGACAGCTCTTGAAATGAAAAAGGCTGGTAGTGGCCAGGTAAGTGATTATTGGACTGCAACTTTAACAGCTCCATATCACCGAATTAAGTATACTTTTGAAGTTATTGGTGAAGACGGAAGCCATGTTATTTTTGGTGACCGTAGTATTGAGAACTTTAGCGATGAAAAGCTTAAAGAAGACGGTTTGTACTTTAAAGTTCCGTATTTCCATGATATTGATAAAATTAAAACACCTGCTTGGTTAAAAGATATAGTTTGGTACCAAATCTTCCCAGAACGCTTTGCTAACGGCGATAAAAGTAATGATCCAGCTAACGCCAAAGCTTGGAATCCAGACGACCATCCAGGTAGAGAAGATTTTTATGGTGGGGACTTACAGGGGGTCTTGGACCACTTAGATGATTTACAAAAGTTAGGTGTTACTGGCCTATATTTCTGCCCAATTTTTAAGGCAAGTTCTAATCATAAATATGACACAATTGATTATCTACAAGTTGATCCAGCCTTTGGTGATAAAGACTTGTTTGCCAAGGTGGTTAATGAAGCACATAAGCGCGGAATGAAGGTAATGCTTGATGCTGTTTTCAACCATCTGGGCGATCAGTCAATGCAGTGGCAAGATGTAGTTAAAAACGGTGAAAAATCACGCTTTAAAGATTGGTTCCATATTAATTCATATCCAGTTGAGCCGTATCGAAATCCAAGCAAGGGAGAAGGTAACCCACCTTATGAGACATTTGCATTTGAAAAGCATATGCCAAAATTAAATACTGCTAACCCTGAGGTTCAAGACTTTTTATTAGAAATTGCAACTTATTGGGTAAAGTATTTTGATATTGATGCTTGGCGCTTAGATGTCGCAAATGAAGTTGACCACCATTTCTGGAAGAGATTTCATGATGAACTGGTAAAAATAAAACCAGATTTCTATATTGTTGGAGAAATATGGCATTCAGCTCGTCCATGGCTTCAAGGCGATCAATTTACAGGCGTGATGAATTATCCATATACGCTTCAAATTGAAGACCATTTCTTTAAGCATAAGTTGAATGCAAAGGAGTTAAGTGAACATTTAACTGATCAATTAATGATGTATCCAGATGTAGTAGATCAAGCCATGATGAATATGCTTGACTCACATGATACAGCTAGAATTTTGACTTTAGCAAAAGACAATCAAGACTTAGCGCTCCAGGCTGTAGCCTATGAATTTGTTCAACCTGGTATTCCATGTATTTACTATGGAACAGAAATGGGGATGAACGGAGATAATGATCCAGATTGTCGTAAGCCAATGGATTGGAGTAAACTTGGTGGACCTGTTTGGAAGAGAGTTCATGATCTAGTAAAATTTCGTCTGGATCACCGTGATACCTTAAATAAAGGAAATATTAAGTTAACGGTAACAGAAAATGGTCTCTTAAAAGTTGAACGAACAGGAAAAGAAACAGTAAACGCTTACTATAATACTAGTGACCATAATGTAAAAATTGATAAAAAAGCAGCACTTAGCCAAAATTATCAAAACGGGGTTTTGGCGCCAGATGGCTTTTTAATGGAAGTAAAACCTTAAATTTATGATAAGAAAGAGCAGCAATAAGAGGCTGCTTTTTTTCTTATAATTTTTTGATACCGGTAACATGAAATCAAACATTGTGAAGCGCTTTCAGTAAATAGATAATAGACTTGTAAACAAAAAACCTCACAGAAGTGATGGAGAATGATGATGAAGAGAATTTTTGAAGTTGATCCTTGGAAAGTAACAACGCATGAATTTTCTAAGGAAGATAAAAGATTACAAGAAAGTATTACCGCAATTGGTAATGATTATATGGGAATGAGAGGAAACTTTGAGGAAGGCTACTCTGGCGACGCTCTTCAAGGAACCTATTTAGCAGGTGTTTGGTTCCCAGATAAGACAGTTGTTGGTTGGTGGAAGAATGGATATCCAAAGTATTTTGGTAAAACACCAAATGCACCAAGCTTTATCGGAATTGGAATTACTGTTAATGGTGAAAAAATTGATCTAGCTAAAGTAAAATTTAGTGATTTTGAATTATCACTTGATATGCACCAAGGTCTTCTGTCAAGAAGTTTTGTTTATGAAGGTAAAGATGTCAAAGTTAAGTTTGAGTTTGAACGTTTTCTTCATATTGTTCAAAAAGAAGCAGCTTTAATTAAAGTTAAAGCTACCGTACTTGAAGGACATGCAAAGATTGACTTTGATTCAACTTTAGATGGAACAGTTGTGAATGAAGATAGTAATTATGATGAACGTTTTTGGATTCCACTTGGTGAAGACAAGGATGCAAGAACTATTCAAGTTAAAACTAAGCCAAATCCATACGAAGTTCCTCAATTTACTGTTTTGCTTAAACAAGCATTACGCCATAACGGTGAAGCACTTCAAGGCGAAGTAACAACTGACGAAGCTAAGTTAAGTGAAAAGCTTTCAGTTGAATTAGACGAGGGTCAAAGCTATGACCTTGAAAAAGACGTTATTGTTATAACAAGTCGCGATGTTGAAGAAAAAGATCAAGCCAGTGTTGCCGAAGACTTAATGAAAAAGCTTCAAGCTAAGAGCTTTGAAGAGAATTTAGCTGATCACACGGCTACTTGGAAAACGCGCTGGGAAACAAGTGATGTTGAAATTGACGGTGACGCAGCTGCTCAGCAAGGTATTCGCTTTAATATCATTCAATTGTTTATGACCTATTACGGCGAAGATGAAAGATTAAATGTCGGTCCAAAAGGCTTTACCGGTGAAAAATACGGAGGTGCTACTTACTGGGACACAGAAGCATTTATCGTTCCGATGTATTTAGCGATTACTAAGCCAAGCGTAACTAAGGCATTGCTTCAATATCGTCATAATCAATTGCCAGGAGCTTATCACAATGCTAAGGAGCAAGGCCTTCCAGGCGCATTGTTCCCAATGGTTACTTTCAATGGTATTGAATGTCACAACGAATGGGAAATCACTTTTGAAGAAATTCACAGAAATGCTGATATTCCACATGCAATTGCAATGTATACCGAATATACAGGCGATGATAGCTATGTTAAAAACGAAGGCATGGATGTCTTAGTTGGAACTGCAAGATTCTGGGCAGCTAGAGTTCATTGGTCTAAATGGCGTAATAAATATGTAATGCATGGTGTGACCGGACCGAATGAATATGAAAATAATGTTAACAATAACTGGTTCACTAGTACCATGGCAAGATGGCTTTTGAAATATACTTTAGAGCGTT of the Lactobacillus isalae genome contains:
- the glmU gene encoding bifunctional UDP-N-acetylglucosamine diphosphorylase/glucosamine-1-phosphate N-acetyltransferase GlmU; translated protein: MNKYVVILAAGKGTRMKSQLYKVLHKVCGKTMVEHVVDAAKGTNPDKIITVVGNGAASVKDVLAGQSEFAFQEKQLGTGDAVMAASALLENLDGSTLVATGDTPLFTAETFNNLFKKHEESGNSATVLTAKAPNPFGYGRIIRDEDGNVLRIVEQKDGTPEELAVDEINTGVFCFDNKELFKALKQVGNDNAQGEYYLTDVLEIMRKAGQKVGAYEMPDFSESLGVNDRIALAQATKIMQRRINEEHMRNGVSFIDPDTAYIDSDVKIGNDTVIEGNVVIKGKTEIGSDCYITNSSRIIDSKIGNHVTITSSTLQEAQMDDNTDIGPNSHLRPKAIIRKGAHIGNFVEIKKAEIGEDTKVGHLTYVGDATLGKDINIGCGTIFSNYDGVKKFHTNVGDHSFIGAGATIIAPVNIADHAFVAADSTITKDVDRYDMAIARGRQTNKADYWHKLPLSKDKEWE
- a CDS encoding ribose-phosphate diphosphokinase; this translates as MSQLDKEIKIFALNSNKPLAEKIADKVGVKLGKSDVKRFSDGEIQINIDESVRGKDVYLVQSTSAPVNDNLMELLIMIDAVKRASARSVNLVMPYYGYARQDRKTRAREPITAKLVADMLQKAGADRVLSLDLHAPQIQGFFDIPVDNLMGAPLLADYFLSHDLEKDAVVVSPDHGGVTRARKLAEFLKTPIAIVDKRRPKANVAEVMNIIGDVKGKRAIIIDDMIDTAGTITLASQALMDAGATEVYASATHAVLSGPAIERLNNSPIKKLILTDSINQPEEKDLSKAEIVSVGPLMGEAIRLIQEHKPVSPLFNTRFQSHN
- a CDS encoding LacI family DNA-binding transcriptional regulator; its protein translation is MTTLSDVAKKASVSKMTVSRVINHPQQVTPELRKIVEKAMEQLNYHPNSIASALAHHRTNVVKLVILEDIDTTEPYYMNLLFGIAKGLGKKHYTLQLATDSDVSGGDGYIITGGRANDAKWLDQLKKPFVLFGENRYGYDFIDTDNKLGEQIATQYALDKNYQSIVFIGIDEKEPFEYSREAGYINTLQKHNMIPKIFRIQNHSSLAEELIISHWKKFAPNTCFICASDRIAVGVVRAIQRKNGNISRDFGIIGFDGVFLDQVSNPKITTIKQNLFKLGELLADMILQKINQGGAQQGEVLIEPELIKSESTRN
- a CDS encoding glycoside hydrolase family 13 protein, with the protein product MRHWYDQAIIYQIYPKSFQDSNGDGIGDLNGIRKRIPYLKELGVNAVWLNPIFVSPQVDNGYDVSNYFAIDPKMGTMEDMDNLIKEMHAAGIHVIMDFVLNHTSDQHPWFQDAIKNPDSIYRDYYIFAGKNNQRPNNWGSFFGGSVWEKDPAGTGQFYFHLFDKRMPDLNWKNPEVRHAMSEIAKFWLEKGIDGLRLDAFIHIAKADLRQNYPVNSKDEEPVIAEPFFANLPQVQKWMRPFCEEIKQDYPDALLLGEAASANVNLAVDYTNKDNHLMDSVITFRYFTEDQSKVDPSFSAQYQPKPLDLVKFKQNQTVWQQTLSQISKPTLYWNNHDMARIATRIATNDTQAKSLAMLMYLQNGIPIIYYGEELGMKNLEFEDVAQFEDETVKKFIESAKKAGKTKQEALEMASKTHKLPARGPMPWDNEKNNGFTDGEPWLKGKKIDKTNAADEIADSSSMFNFYKKLISLKKETLFEDGGYYLLPTSNDSYVYERNLEGKKALVAVSLSKNPIELEVSADFKQERLAAGDYQLKDGKLTLAPYAGVVLEKIGE
- a CDS encoding glycoside hydrolase family 13 protein, encoding MQLAALKHRTESEDCSVIDHSHVKIRLHTAKGDVKKVIVHYIDNYLPPVDATALEMKKAGSGQVSDYWTATLTAPYHRIKYTFEVIGEDGSHVIFGDRSIENFSDEKLKEDGLYFKVPYFHDIDKIKTPAWLKDIVWYQIFPERFANGDKSNDPANAKAWNPDDHPGREDFYGGDLQGVLDHLDDLQKLGVTGLYFCPIFKASSNHKYDTIDYLQVDPAFGDKDLFAKVVNEAHKRGMKVMLDAVFNHLGDQSMQWQDVVKNGEKSRFKDWFHINSYPVEPYRNPSKGEGNPPYETFAFEKHMPKLNTANPEVQDFLLEIATYWVKYFDIDAWRLDVANEVDHHFWKRFHDELVKIKPDFYIVGEIWHSARPWLQGDQFTGVMNYPYTLQIEDHFFKHKLNAKELSEHLTDQLMMYPDVVDQAMMNMLDSHDTARILTLAKDNQDLALQAVAYEFVQPGIPCIYYGTEMGMNGDNDPDCRKPMDWSKLGGPVWKRVHDLVKFRLDHRDTLNKGNIKLTVTENGLLKVERTGKETVNAYYNTSDHNVKIDKKAALSQNYQNGVLAPDGFLMEVKP
- a CDS encoding glycoside hydrolase family 65 protein; this translates as MKRIFEVDPWKVTTHEFSKEDKRLQESITAIGNDYMGMRGNFEEGYSGDALQGTYLAGVWFPDKTVVGWWKNGYPKYFGKTPNAPSFIGIGITVNGEKIDLAKVKFSDFELSLDMHQGLLSRSFVYEGKDVKVKFEFERFLHIVQKEAALIKVKATVLEGHAKIDFDSTLDGTVVNEDSNYDERFWIPLGEDKDARTIQVKTKPNPYEVPQFTVLLKQALRHNGEALQGEVTTDEAKLSEKLSVELDEGQSYDLEKDVIVITSRDVEEKDQASVAEDLMKKLQAKSFEENLADHTATWKTRWETSDVEIDGDAAAQQGIRFNIIQLFMTYYGEDERLNVGPKGFTGEKYGGATYWDTEAFIVPMYLAITKPSVTKALLQYRHNQLPGAYHNAKEQGLPGALFPMVTFNGIECHNEWEITFEEIHRNADIPHAIAMYTEYTGDDSYVKNEGMDVLVGTARFWAARVHWSKWRNKYVMHGVTGPNEYENNVNNNWFTSTMARWLLKYTLERLPLATKQAQERVHVTEEEKEKWQDIVDKIYLPEDKDLGIFLQQDDFLDKEIRPVSEIEDQRPINQHWSWDKILRSPFIKQADVLQGIYFFPENYTKEQKEKNFDFYEPLTVHESSLSPSIHSVLAAELGKKDKAVELYERTARLDLDNYNNDTVDGLHITSMSGSWLAIVQGFAGMRYDHDQLKFKTFIPDNWNHYSFKINYRGRLIEVYVDHQETKISLLKGKDLEILVNDQKVMLKEGETECLKA